The window CTCAGATGATCTTCTCGGATCCTCCCTACAATGTGCCGATCGAGGGGAATGTCTCAGGGAAGGGCGAAATCGTTCACGCTGAGTTCGCCATGGCGTCGGGCGAAATGTCCAAGGCAGACTTTACGAGCTTCCTTGCTTCGGTTTTCCGAAACCTTGCCGACTATGCCATCAATGGTGCGATCCATTTTCAATGCATAGACTGGCGGCATATTGAGGAAATGCTCGCTGCCGCTAACGGCGTTTACCGCGAACTTAAAAACGTTTGCGTATGGGCGAAAAACAATGCCGGCATGGGATCGTTCTACCGCTCTCAACATGAGCTTGTCTGTGTCTTCAAATCCGGCTCCGCACCACACATCAACAATATCGATCTTGGTCGCTTCGGTCGCAACCGAGCGAACGTGTGGAACTATCCAGGCGTAAGCGCTTTTGGTGAAGGCCGCTCGGACCTTCGATTGCACCCGACCGTCAAGCCGGTTGCTATGGTTGAAGACGCGATTCTCGACTGTTCGCGGCGCAAAGGAATTATCCTCGATCCGTTTCTGGGATCAGGGACGACTTTGATCGCGGCGGAGCGGACCGGACGTATCGGGTGCGGCATTGAGATCGATCCGCACTACTGCGACGTCGCGCTCCACCGTCTCAAGGCGGTATGCGGATTGGACGCAATACTGGAAACCACCGGCGAACGCTTCGAAGACGTCGAGACCCGAAGGGAAGAGGAAAACGCCCGCGGATTGGCCCAAGCCGCTGAATAGCCTCACGACGGCCGGCACCGATCTCGTGTGCCGGCCGATTTGTGCGCAGTCTGCACATTCGCGCCGGGATTCAGCCGAAATGCCCCGCTCGATATTGGCGGTGGCGTTTTTGCGCTCACCGAACATGAAGTTCTATCGGCGTATCCTGATGCGGAGCCGGTGCAAAGGCAGCAAAGCGCCGCGCAAGAACGTTTTATGATGCGGGGACATGTCGCTCATCATCTTTGTTGCTCGGTCGTTGTTCGAGAAGCTCAGTCCTCGGGTCGTTCTTCCCCACCTTCGTTGCCGGCAGTCGTCCTCAGGCGCTTCAGTCCTCGTCGCTGTCGTGCTCGAGCTGCTTTCTCGTAGCGATTCAGACCTGCGACCTGCTTCATTTGGTGGGGTTCTGTGCAATCCATCAGATCGGTAAGCATCTTTAGCCGAACCTGGCGGATGTCAGCCAGCCAATGTCGGGCTCGTGCAAGATCCTTGGCTGCGTCCGCTCGCGACTTGTCTGCCGCTTCAGCTGCGAGCGTCATGCTAAGCGCCTCCAGCCTCGGTCTTTCGTTATCGCCCTCGCTCGATAGTCCGTGTCGATATGCGTTGCGGCTCGATCGTGTTTTTCCCTTGATTGTCCTGGGGCCGGTGCTCTTGGTCGCATTTGCCCGATTGGCTTCGATTTGTCGTTTCGATGTCATTTGACTCACCTCATCCTTGCGCGGCGATGCTGGCCGTATCCCTTCGCGCCGCAACCTGATCAAAATTCTGAGGTGAAAAATAGCAAGAATCTTGCTCCAGAAAGGACTGGCAATCTTCGGCGACTGGAGCGTTACTGAGTCGGCCGGGCGCGATCCCGGCACCGGTATCTGACCTCGCGGACGCGGGGCTTAAGGCAGTGCGGCGGACAACGTCGCAATCGCCTTCAGCGTCGCGTAAACAGGAGATACCATTGCGTACCATTGTGACTGAATCTGTGGCAGGTCCACGGACCCCCATCGTCAAATTCAACCCCAACGACCGGCGCCATTTCATCGGTGGCTCGGACGCGCGCACCATTATGGGCGACGACCCGGATGCGCTCGTTCGGCTGTGGCAGGAGAAGCGGGGGGACGTCGCACCGGAAGACCTCACCGGTAATCTCATTGTTCAGCTCGGTACTGTGACTGAGGTGCTGAACCGGGCTTGGTATCAACGATGCTCTGGCCAAACCATCAAGGACATCCAGAAGCGAATTCGTCATCCCGTGCACAAATGGATGGGCGCGACACTGGACGGCGTCGTCGAACAGACAGGGGCGGTCTTCGAAGCAAAGTTCATGCTGCCGTGGTCGTTCAGCGAGGAAGCTGCGGCGGAAAGCATATGGCGCAGCTACAGCACAACATGTGGGTGACGGCCGCGCGGAACGCCGTACTCTCGATCATCACCGGAGGTGGCAAGTGGGTCGAGATCACGGTTCACGCTGATCCGCTCTATCAACATCTCCTGCTCACGGCGGAAAAGAAGTTCTGGCGTTGCGTTCAGAGCGGGGAGCCGCCCATTCTCTTCAACATCGAGACGCCCCGTCCGAGGCTTGAGGCCGTCAAGGTCGTCGACATGTCCGGGTCGAACCTGTGGGCAGATCTCGCAGCCGTTTACCTTCGGACCCGAGAAGCCCATGGTGAGCACGAAGCGGCCAAGGCGGATCTGAAAAAGCTCGTACCGGAGGATGCCAAGGAGGCGGCCAGTCATGGCATCAGGGCCAAACGCTCC of the Bradyrhizobium sp. WSM1417 genome contains:
- a CDS encoding DNA methyltransferase — encoded protein: MSRQQPKRQLSIVYQAITDLKPRANNARTHSKKQVQQIAAAIKRFGFTNPVLTDESNSVIAGHGRLEAAKLLGLREVPAVRLSDMTEPEIRAYVIADNKLAENAGWDKNLLGIEFKYLSELEIDFDVTITGFEVPEIDILIGTAAHISPDGDTDEFVEAGLGPAITQPGDLWQIGEHRLLCGDSTKAEIYRALLGDKRAQMIFSDPPYNVPIEGNVSGKGEIVHAEFAMASGEMSKADFTSFLASVFRNLADYAINGAIHFQCIDWRHIEEMLAAANGVYRELKNVCVWAKNNAGMGSFYRSQHELVCVFKSGSAPHINNIDLGRFGRNRANVWNYPGVSAFGEGRSDLRLHPTVKPVAMVEDAILDCSRRKGIILDPFLGSGTTLIAAERTGRIGCGIEIDPHYCDVALHRLKAVCGLDAILETTGERFEDVETRREEENARGLAQAAE